AACATGTTTGCGACGAAAAGTAGGCGCAGTCATAGTAAGAGACTTACAGATTATAAGTACGGGATATAATGGAGCGCCCAAGGGCCTGCCCCATTGTTCTGAAGTTGGGTGTCTACGGGACAAGCTAGGCATTCCCTCAGGTGAACGGCATGAAATCTGCCGTGGGTCCCATGCGGAAATAAACGCAATCGCCCAGGCCGCGGCTGTAGGAACCCGCACAGAAGGAGCGGTGCTCTATTGTACCCATGAGCCATGTTCCTTCTGTACAAAAGCTATTATTAATGCAGGCATACGGCGGATAGTATTTGTTTATCCCTATCCTGATGCTCTGGCCTCAGAAATGCGCTCTCAGGCATCTTTAGAAGTATGTCAGCTTTCAGAAAAAGTGTTTCAGGAGATGGATCTGGCTCTCAAAGCCTTCTTACAACAAAGAGGCTAAAACGCTGAGGAGGGAAGGAAATATGAAGTTTACTCGGGAACAGGCATTGGCACATTTGAGAGAATACAACAAAGATGAATCCCATATTAAACATGCTTTGGCTGTAGAGGCTGCCATGAAGTATTTTGCAAGACAGTCTCAAGAAGATGAAGAGAAATGGGGCATTGTTGGTCTTCTTCACGACATTGACTGGGAACACACAGAACAGGCCCCAGAGAAGCACACCCATCTTGCTGCCTTGTGGCTTAAGGAAAAGGGATATGCTGATGATATCATTCGTGCCGTGCAGGCCCACGGATGGGGGTTGACGTCTGATGTGGAGCCCCACACCCTTATGGAAAAAACACTTTTTGCCGTAGATGAATTGACGGGGCTTATTATAGCGGCAGCCCTAGTCCGTCCATCAAAATCCCTTCAGGATTTGCAGGTAAAATCAGTAAAGAAGAAGTGGAAGGATAAGGCCTTTGCAAGAGGGGTGGATCGCGATGTCATTCAAAAAGGTGTTGATATGCTCGATATGAGTCTTGATGAAATGATCGATGGGGTTCTTGAGGCCCTTCGCCCAATAGAGGAGGAGTTGGGTCTCGGTATAGAATAGCGTAGTGAGAGTTCAGTCACTTCGCGGATTGTCAAATAAGGTCGATTCGCTATGATAGGAGCGATACAATTAAGACCTTGGAGGGAAAAGCATGACGATACGTGTAGTATTGGCGGATGATCATCCCCTTACCAGAGCTGGTCTCTCAGCTTATCTTCAGCAAGAAAATTCCATAGAGCTTGTTGGTGAGGCAGAAGATGGCGAAAAGGCATGGGAGCTTATTGTTGATCTCAAACCTGATGTAGCTCTGCTTGATATTCGGATGCCCGGAGAAGACGGTGTTTCTATCGCCCGGCGTATAAAAGAAGAGAAACTTCCTGTAATTCCGGTGATGCTTACATCCTATGATGCTCACCAGTATGTTGTAGCGTCTCTTCGCGCGGGAGCTAGAGGCTTTATACTGAAAACGTCTACTCCCCAGGATCTGATTAGAGCTATCCAGACCGTAGTGCAAGGTGGGCTCTACCTTGATTCGGAAGTGGCAACAGTTGTAGGAGATCGGGAACTTGTGCCTGAATCTCTCTCTGCACGGGAAAGGGAGGTCCTTGTATTGGCATCAAAAGGACTTTCGAGCAAAGAGGTGGCAGCGGAACTTTTTATCAGCGAAAGAACGGTGCAAACCCATCTTGCTTCTATTTACGATAAACTGGGAGCAAGAAATAAAACGGAAGCCTTGCTTCTAGCGTTGAAGTATGGTGTGGTCACTCTTGAGGAATTACTGGAATGAGGCGACACCTGCTATTAGTTCTTGTTTTAGCTGTAACACTCCCCACCATGGCAGTCCTTATCGTTTCAAGTTTTGCCATGATCCATCAGGAGTGGGCGATGGAAGCTGTGACGCGATCATATGTGGAGGATCTGGCGGAAAATGTAGCATCATGGCTTAACCTGGATACGCCTATGTGGGGGGGCGACTCTTTTGCCTCTCTAATAAAAAAATTAAGGGTCTTTTCGTGGGGGCCGTCATTACCTGGATGGGTGGCAGTGGTGACTGCTGATGGAAAGATCCTTATGGCCTCTCCAGGTGTAAGCAACCTTGCGGCTATCTGGGATCCTCGCATCCCAATAGGGAAGGCCGTGGAAGTCAGAGATCGCAAGGGGGATAGGTACACCATAGCAGTCTACCCCCTGGATGGAGGCAATCATCTTGTTATTGCCGCGGTGGCATGGCGCCAGCTCATTGGCCCCATGCTCAGATTTGGCCATATCTGGCCTGTTCTGATAGTGCTGATGACTCTTACGAGCCTTATCGCCGTATGGGCAATGTGGCGTTGGCTCATTCTTCCTCTTAAAAAAATGGTGACGGAGGTTGATATCCTGGCCTGGGGTAAGGAATTGCCCGAGGCCGATGATCCCCAGGCAGTTTTTGAACTTGGTCGGCTTCGCAGGGCCCTTTACCGGTTGGCAAAAACAGCTATCGAGCGTGACGATCTTCGAAACCGTTATGTCCACGATGTGGTGAGTGTGCAGGAAGAAGAGAAAAAACGGATTGCTCGAGACATCCACGATGGGCCGCTGCAGGATATTACCGCCATGATTCAGCAGATGCGTCTTTTCAATATGAATCATCATTGCCCTCCTAAAGAGAGCAGGCATTTAAAATTGGCAGAAGAAGCGGCTCAGATAGCAGTGAGAGATCTACGAGAACTATGCGATGAGCTTTCTCCTCCATGGCTTGATCTTGGCCTTGAACATGCACTTACCGAGCTAGCTGATAGACTGGCAAGGCATAATGGTATAGAAATAACGGTAGAAGTGGAAGAGCAGCTTTTTATGCCTTCAGAAGTGGTCTTAGCTTTTTTTAGAATCTTTCAGGAGGCAGTTTCCAATGCGGTCCGTCATGGCAAAGCCACAGAAGTCCATGGGGATGTATCTCTTATAGATTCTTCTACGGTGTCGTTTGAAATACGAGATAATGGAAAAGGATTCGAGCCTTACAAGAGCTACGAGGAACTTCGTATACAGGGTCATAGGGGGCTTGCCAACATTATGGAACGTCTCACCACCCTTCACGGGGAGTTTGAAGTCAAATCCGCCCCAGGAAAAGGTGCAGTACTACGATGTCTTGTCCCCATACCAAAAGATAATGAGGAAAACCAGGAAGGGAGGCAGCCCCGTTCAGGGCGCACTAAATGAGATTAAAAGTACTCGGAGCAGCAGGAGAAGTAACGGGTTCCAATTATCTGATCGAATGCGGCACAAGCCGCATCCTGGTTGATTGTGGCATATATCAGGGGAAGGGGGACGACGAAAAGAATAGGGCGCAATTTGACTTTGTTCCATCGAGCCTTAATGCTGTGGTACTTACCCATGCTCACATGGATCATTCGGGACGAGTTCCTCTCCTAGTACAACAGGGATTTAAAGGTAAGGTCTGGGCAACCCTTCCCACAGTAGAATTGGTTAATGTTCTCTGGCAGGACTCTGTCCGATTAATGAAAGAAGAAGCGGAATGGAAGACAAGAAAGAATGAAAGAAAAGGCTTGCCCCCGGTGGAACCCCTCTATAGGGAAGAAGATGCTCAAAAAGCAGCCCAGCTTCTTACCGCGGCAACCTATGACGATAAAATAGAGGTGGCGCCAGGTATTTCCGTGCGTTTTCGAGATGCAGGACACATTTTGGGAAGTGCTATTATAGAAATTTGGGCCCAGGAAGACGGTAAAGAAGTAAAAATAGTTTTCAGTGGAGATCTAGGTCCTCAGGAAACTGTTATGGAGCGCAATCCCGCTATTATTTCCAGGGCTGACTACGTGGTGATCGAGTCTACCTATGGAGACCGCCTTCATAAGTCAAACAAGGAAACTCGTGAAGAATTCAGACAAGTAATAGCCCATGCTCTAAAATCCAGGGCTAAAGTTATGATCCCCACGTTTGTCGTTGACAGGGCACAACGTCTACTGTATGAACTGATGCTTTTACAGAAGGACGGGATATTGAGAAACAACATTCCCATTTTCTTTGACTCTCCTATGGGTGTTAAAGCGACAGAAATTTATAACAAGCATCTCAGTCTGTTCTCCAGGGAAATACAGCAGCATGTTAAAGAAGGGTACGATCCCTTTACGCCTGAACAGCTTCACTATGTAGAAAGTGTTGCTGATTCCCGCCGCATCAATGATATTAAGCACGCTATCGTTATGGCGGGAAGCGGCATGTGCAACGGAGGACGTATTGTGCACCATCTGAAGCATGGAGTGTGGGATCCGAGCAACAGAATCATCTTTGTAGGATATCAGGCTAAAGGAACATTGGGACGCCGCATGGTGGATGGCGAGAAAACCCTTCGAATCGCGGGGGAAGAAGTTACAGTCAATGCCCAGCTTCATACTATTAATGGGTTTTCTGCCCACGGAGACAGAGACGACCTTTTAACCTGGGCGGACAACTTTGAAACAGACCCTGTCTTTTTTGTCACCCATGGCGAACCTAAGTCATCTCAAGCCCTGGCTCTTGCTTTGCAGAAGAAAAACCATAGGGCCGTTGTACCTATTGCGGGGGAAGAGTTTGAACTGACTCCACAAAAAGATATTACAACGTCGGTCATTGCTCCTGTCTATCTGGAGAAGAGAGGCTACGAAGAACTGAATACCCTACTCTCTAATATTTCAGGCCTGGCAGCCTCTATTCGTACCAAAACTGATAGTGTAGAGAATCCGGATCTTCTCGTTCCTCTTTTGGAGTCAACCATTATCCTATTGGAAACGGCGAGTCAGAAGGCCGGAGTTGTTGAAGAAAAAGAATGATACTGTTTGTTCGTCTGGATTTTAGGGGCTTTTGAGCTTATGATACATCAGTAGTTTGATTTTTATCGCAGGGAGGGAATACGATGCGGAAAGGGCTATTTTTCTGGGGAGGCTTTATACTATGCTTTGCAATCATCGGCCTCGCCATATTCTTTATGGGCAAACAGCCGGAACAGCGAGCTATTACCGAGCCTATTCCAATTCCTGAACCATCAGCTCCATATGTCTACCTCGAAGGGAAAGGCGATGTTTTTGACTTTGACCTCCCGGAAGAGCTGGTTAAAGAAACAAGTCAGGCAAGGCCTTTTTTACTTGCTGTTCAGGGATTTTCTCCAGTCCTTTCCTATTCCCAGCAAGGCGCGAGTCTTATAACGTGGGAAAG
This region of Aminobacterium colombiense DSM 12261 genomic DNA includes:
- a CDS encoding deoxycytidylate deaminase is translated as MTFIRPDWDSYFMMIAAVAATRGTCLRRKVGAVIVRDLQIISTGYNGAPKGLPHCSEVGCLRDKLGIPSGERHEICRGSHAEINAIAQAAAVGTRTEGAVLYCTHEPCSFCTKAIINAGIRRIVFVYPYPDALASEMRSQASLEVCQLSEKVFQEMDLALKAFLQQRG
- a CDS encoding HDIG domain-containing metalloprotein, which encodes MKFTREQALAHLREYNKDESHIKHALAVEAAMKYFARQSQEDEEKWGIVGLLHDIDWEHTEQAPEKHTHLAALWLKEKGYADDIIRAVQAHGWGLTSDVEPHTLMEKTLFAVDELTGLIIAAALVRPSKSLQDLQVKSVKKKWKDKAFARGVDRDVIQKGVDMLDMSLDEMIDGVLEALRPIEEELGLGIE
- a CDS encoding response regulator produces the protein MTIRVVLADDHPLTRAGLSAYLQQENSIELVGEAEDGEKAWELIVDLKPDVALLDIRMPGEDGVSIARRIKEEKLPVIPVMLTSYDAHQYVVASLRAGARGFILKTSTPQDLIRAIQTVVQGGLYLDSEVATVVGDRELVPESLSAREREVLVLASKGLSSKEVAAELFISERTVQTHLASIYDKLGARNKTEALLLALKYGVVTLEELLE
- a CDS encoding sensor histidine kinase encodes the protein MRRHLLLVLVLAVTLPTMAVLIVSSFAMIHQEWAMEAVTRSYVEDLAENVASWLNLDTPMWGGDSFASLIKKLRVFSWGPSLPGWVAVVTADGKILMASPGVSNLAAIWDPRIPIGKAVEVRDRKGDRYTIAVYPLDGGNHLVIAAVAWRQLIGPMLRFGHIWPVLIVLMTLTSLIAVWAMWRWLILPLKKMVTEVDILAWGKELPEADDPQAVFELGRLRRALYRLAKTAIERDDLRNRYVHDVVSVQEEEKKRIARDIHDGPLQDITAMIQQMRLFNMNHHCPPKESRHLKLAEEAAQIAVRDLRELCDELSPPWLDLGLEHALTELADRLARHNGIEITVEVEEQLFMPSEVVLAFFRIFQEAVSNAVRHGKATEVHGDVSLIDSSTVSFEIRDNGKGFEPYKSYEELRIQGHRGLANIMERLTTLHGEFEVKSAPGKGAVLRCLVPIPKDNEENQEGRQPRSGRTK
- a CDS encoding MBL fold metallo-hydrolase RNA specificity domain-containing protein, whose product is MRLKVLGAAGEVTGSNYLIECGTSRILVDCGIYQGKGDDEKNRAQFDFVPSSLNAVVLTHAHMDHSGRVPLLVQQGFKGKVWATLPTVELVNVLWQDSVRLMKEEAEWKTRKNERKGLPPVEPLYREEDAQKAAQLLTAATYDDKIEVAPGISVRFRDAGHILGSAIIEIWAQEDGKEVKIVFSGDLGPQETVMERNPAIISRADYVVIESTYGDRLHKSNKETREEFRQVIAHALKSRAKVMIPTFVVDRAQRLLYELMLLQKDGILRNNIPIFFDSPMGVKATEIYNKHLSLFSREIQQHVKEGYDPFTPEQLHYVESVADSRRINDIKHAIVMAGSGMCNGGRIVHHLKHGVWDPSNRIIFVGYQAKGTLGRRMVDGEKTLRIAGEEVTVNAQLHTINGFSAHGDRDDLLTWADNFETDPVFFVTHGEPKSSQALALALQKKNHRAVVPIAGEEFELTPQKDITTSVIAPVYLEKRGYEELNTLLSNISGLAASIRTKTDSVENPDLLVPLLESTIILLETASQKAGVVEEKE